The Deinococcus malanensis sequence TGCTGGTAGCACTGGGTTTCCTGGTGCCGACCCTGGGCATGGGCGCGCGGCGGTTACATGACGCGGGGCGGAGTGGGTGGTGGCAGCTGCTGCTTGTTCCCCTGCTGCTGTTCGTGCCGTGGAGCATGGTGGGTCCGGGGGTAGCCGTCGTCTGGGGGCCGTGGTGGTTCGCATCTGGCGTGCTGGGATGGGCGGGCCTGCTGATGCTGCTGATGGTGGACAGCCTCCCGGGCGTGAACCGCTGGGGGGAGTCCAAAAGGAACGGTGACGGGGACCGTGAACGCCTGAAGCGCACCACACCGGGTCACGGTCGGGTTTCAGCGTGGATCATGATGACCTGATGACGCTTCCCTTCGCGGATCAGACCATCCCCCCGGCTTCCCTGCACCATGGCGTGAAGACCGCCGTGGAGATCGTGGTGTACGGCGCGACCCCGCAGGTTCGTGCTGGAGGAGGGCAGGCCGCGGCGGGTATAAATGTTCGATGTGAGCGCGTCCCTGGTGGGGAAGGTCCAGCGACTGGTCGCGGGCACCTTGGCCGGAGATGGAGGCTCGATGACCTTCACAGGCCGGCAGATCTTGCTCGAAGCGGATGCAGGCGAGGGGAAAACACTCCGGGTGTCATTTCAGCAGGATGAAACGTCCTCCGTCTGGCCGATCACTGATCACGGCAGCCTGACCGAGCTCACCGACCTTCAGCACTCGTTGACCGCAGGACCGCGCTGACACGCTCGGGCGCGGGACTCCAGTACGCAGTTGAGGGGAACCAAGGTGGCACTGGCGATAAGTCACCGTCAGGTAGCTTGTTGGCGTCCGGAATGGGTTATCTCTTTCCAAGGATCTGCAGGGACGTGCAGGTGTTCACGGCGCGGTCCACGGCGGCCGCCATCTGCCGGGCGGGCACCCGGGCGGGATCCAGATCGACCTTGCAGGTCACGTGCCCGCCAGCTTCAGGTGCGGGCGTGCTGGTGTAGATGGTCACACTGCCTGTCGGGAAGGTATGCACCTCGGCAGTCGTGCGGCCGGCCGCGCGGCGCTTCACGCTGGCGTTTGTTATGACGATGACCGGGTTGTAGTGCAGTTTGAACTGCATAACCATACCCAGGACGGTGCTCTTG is a genomic window containing:
- a CDS encoding DUF805 domain-containing protein produces the protein MSPSRSTCTSDCRSSHSWHRQVRQNFAPRQVKPDYANFKGRVRRRAFWCFMLATALVSLVLSMLQLGMREDTLLVRIVEGVDLLVALGFLVPTLGMGARRLHDAGRSGWWQLLLVPLLLFVPWSMVGPGVAVVWGPWWFASGVLGWAGLLMLLMVDSLPGVNRWGESKRNGDGDRERLKRTTPGHGRVSAWIMMT